A genomic segment from Clostridium pasteurianum BC1 encodes:
- a CDS encoding RNA-guided endonuclease InsQ/TnpB family protein: MILAKKVRIIPNIGQEQKLWQSVGTARFVYNWTLAKQEENYKNGDKFISDNDLRKELTILKKTELNWVSGVSNNVAKQAVKDGCNAYKRFFKGLADKPRFKSRRKSKPSFYNDNIKLKIKSKMVLIEKVGWVKTREQIPMSVKYTNPRVSFDGKYWYLSVGIEKANPIIELTDKSIGIDVGIKELAICSNGMIFNNINKTRLVKRFEKRLRMLQRKISRKYELNKEGRKFVKTSNIIRLEKQIRLLHRRLSNIRNNYLHQATNKIVKTKPSRVVMETLNVKGMMKNRHLSKAVAQQGLYQFKRQLQYKCKFYGIKFVEADKWYPSSKTCSECGHVKAKLSLSERTYICEECGAVIDRDFNASINLSRYSA; the protein is encoded by the coding sequence ATGATATTGGCGAAGAAAGTTAGAATTATTCCAAATATAGGGCAGGAACAAAAATTATGGCAATCTGTAGGAACTGCAAGATTTGTATATAATTGGACACTTGCTAAACAAGAGGAAAATTATAAGAATGGTGATAAATTTATATCTGATAATGATTTGAGAAAAGAACTGACTATCTTAAAGAAAACAGAACTTAATTGGGTGAGTGGAGTATCTAATAATGTAGCAAAACAGGCTGTAAAAGATGGGTGCAATGCTTATAAAAGATTTTTTAAAGGATTAGCAGATAAACCAAGATTTAAAAGTAGAAGAAAAAGTAAGCCATCATTTTATAATGACAATATAAAACTAAAAATTAAGTCTAAGATGGTTTTAATTGAAAAAGTAGGCTGGGTTAAGACAAGAGAGCAAATACCAATGAGTGTTAAGTATACTAATCCAAGAGTAAGTTTTGACGGAAAGTATTGGTACTTATCTGTAGGTATTGAAAAAGCAAACCCAATAATAGAGTTAACTGATAAAAGCATAGGTATAGATGTTGGTATTAAAGAACTTGCTATATGCTCCAATGGAATGATTTTTAATAACATCAATAAAACAAGATTAGTTAAGAGATTTGAAAAGAGATTACGCATGTTGCAGCGTAAAATATCAAGAAAATATGAATTAAATAAAGAAGGGAGGAAGTTCGTCAAAACCAGCAACATTATAAGACTTGAAAAGCAAATTAGATTACTTCATAGAAGATTATCTAATATTAGGAACAATTACTTACACCAAGCAACCAATAAGATAGTGAAAACCAAACCATCAAGAGTTGTTATGGAAACACTTAATGTTAAAGGTATGATGAAAAATCGTCATTTATCTAAAGCTGTAGCACAACAAGGATTATATCAGTTCAAAAGACAACTTCAGTATAAATGTAAGTTTTATGGAATTAAATTTGTTGAAGCTGATAAATGGTATCCATCATCAAAAACTTGTAGTGAGTGTGGGCATGTAAAAGCTAAATTATCACTATCTGAAAGAACTTATATCTGTGAAGAATGTGGAGCGGTAATTGACAGAGATTTTAATGCTTCAATCAATTTAAGCAGATATTCAGCGTAA
- the mnmA gene encoding tRNA 2-thiouridine(34) synthase MnmA has translation MNNRVVVGMSGGVDSSVTAYLLKEQGYEVIGVTMQVWPEDKEYEEREGGCCSLSSVEDARRVAHKLEIPFYVMNFRELFNEKVIEPFIDEYLVGRTPNPCIACNKFIKFDAFLEKAKSLNADYIATGHYAKIYKEKGRFLVKRSKDDKKDQTYVLYNMTQYQLEHTLMPCGDYSKDKIRDIAKEIGLSVHNKKDSEEICFIPDNDHGAYIKRQKPQEVKEGNFVDSIGNILGKHKGIVYYTIGQRKGLGIALGKPVFVKDINVSKNEVVLGSEEDIFKTELIADEVNFIPFDKLNASMKVKAKIRYASKATEAIIYPYENDKVKVVFEKGVRAITKGQSVVFYDEDLLLGGGIIEKIL, from the coding sequence ATGAACAATAGAGTTGTGGTTGGTATGAGCGGAGGAGTAGATAGCTCAGTAACTGCATATCTTTTAAAAGAGCAGGGATATGAAGTAATTGGAGTGACAATGCAGGTATGGCCTGAGGATAAGGAATATGAGGAAAGAGAAGGTGGATGTTGTTCTCTTTCCTCTGTGGAAGATGCTAGAAGAGTTGCTCATAAACTTGAAATACCGTTTTATGTAATGAATTTTAGAGAACTATTCAACGAAAAAGTCATTGAGCCCTTTATTGATGAATATTTAGTAGGAAGAACTCCAAATCCATGTATAGCATGTAATAAATTTATAAAATTTGATGCCTTTTTAGAAAAAGCAAAATCTTTAAATGCAGATTATATAGCAACAGGACATTATGCTAAGATTTATAAGGAAAAAGGAAGGTTTTTAGTAAAGAGATCAAAAGATGATAAAAAAGACCAAACTTATGTATTATATAATATGACACAATATCAGCTTGAACATACACTAATGCCTTGTGGGGATTATAGTAAGGATAAAATAAGAGATATAGCAAAAGAAATAGGTCTAAGCGTCCATAATAAAAAGGATAGTGAAGAAATATGTTTTATTCCAGATAACGATCATGGTGCATATATTAAAAGACAAAAACCTCAAGAGGTTAAAGAGGGGAACTTTGTAGATAGTATTGGTAATATTTTAGGTAAACATAAGGGAATAGTATATTATACTATAGGTCAGAGAAAAGGTCTTGGAATTGCTTTAGGAAAACCTGTGTTTGTAAAAGATATAAATGTGTCTAAAAATGAAGTAGTACTTGGTAGTGAAGAAGATATATTTAAAACAGAACTCATTGCAGATGAAGTTAATTTTATTCCCTTTGATAAACTTAATGCCTCAATGAAAGTTAAGGCTAAAATAAGGTATGCATCTAAAGCTACAGAAGCCATTATATATCCTTATGAGAATGATAAGGTGAAAGTAGTTTTCGAAAAAGGTGTTAGGGCTATAACTAAAGGGCAATCTGTAGTTTTTTATGATGAGGATTTACTTTTAGGTGGAGGGATTATAGAAAAAATTCTTTGA
- a CDS encoding polysaccharide deacetylase family protein yields the protein MYNIKKYKINLLFFLAALILVQYIYIDNAQAKLNNSLKETVAEKKVVYLTFDDGPTIITNHLLDTLKQCNAKATFFVVGKEICGREDLLKRICNEGHSIGLHTFSHNFKEIYKSDDTFLQEMLDTQKKVKEITGSSTNSIRFPGGSAKHLTSEMLEKLHKNNLKVYDWNASIEDGVNPHLSVDQLLNNAKKNSTEDDRIILLMHCNSNNINTIKALPQIIDYYRSNGYEIKPITNRTPEYHYNFRK from the coding sequence ATGTACAATATAAAAAAATACAAAATCAATTTATTATTTTTTTTAGCAGCATTAATTTTAGTACAATATATTTATATAGATAATGCTCAGGCAAAATTAAATAATTCTCTCAAAGAAACTGTAGCTGAAAAAAAGGTTGTATATCTTACTTTTGATGATGGACCCACTATAATAACCAATCATTTATTAGATACTCTAAAGCAATGCAATGCAAAAGCCACTTTTTTTGTTGTCGGTAAAGAAATATGTGGAAGAGAAGATTTATTAAAAAGAATATGTAATGAAGGCCACAGTATAGGATTACACACTTTTTCTCATAATTTTAAAGAAATATATAAAAGCGACGATACATTTCTGCAAGAAATGCTGGATACTCAAAAAAAAGTAAAAGAAATCACTGGATCAAGTACAAATTCCATAAGATTTCCAGGAGGTAGTGCTAAACATCTCACCAGTGAAATGCTTGAAAAACTTCACAAAAATAATTTAAAAGTTTATGATTGGAATGCCAGTATAGAAGATGGAGTAAACCCTCATTTATCTGTAGATCAACTGTTAAATAATGCCAAAAAAAATAGCACTGAGGATGATAGAATAATACTTCTTATGCATTGCAATTCAAACAACATTAATACTATAAAAGCACTGCCTCAAATTATAGATTATTATAGAAGTAATGGATATGAAATAAAACCAATTACTAATAGAACTCCAGAATATCATTATAATTTTAGAAAATAG
- the cysK gene encoding cysteine synthase A, translating into MSRIFKNVTELIGNTPLVELSKYEDLEKLEAKILAKVEYFNPAGSVKDRIGYSMIADAEEKGLINKDTVIIEPTSGNTGVGLALVCSAKGYKLILTMPETMSIERRKLLKAYGADLVLTPGPDGMKGAIKKAEELAVEYKNAYIPQQFKNPSNPAYHEKTTAEEIWKDTDGKVDVFVAGVGTGGTLTGVAKVLKARNPEVKIVAVEPYDSPVLEGGKPGPHKLQGIGAGFVPDVLKIDLVDEIIPVKNEDAFAVTKKLAKVEGLLVGISSGAATYAAIELAKRPEFKGKNIVVILPDTGQRYLSTTVFD; encoded by the coding sequence ATGTCAAGAATTTTTAAAAATGTTACTGAATTGATAGGTAATACTCCTTTAGTAGAGTTATCAAAGTATGAAGATTTAGAAAAACTTGAAGCAAAAATATTAGCTAAAGTTGAATATTTTAATCCAGCAGGAAGTGTTAAAGACAGAATCGGATACTCAATGATCGCCGATGCGGAGGAAAAAGGGCTTATAAATAAGGATACAGTTATAATAGAGCCGACAAGTGGCAATACAGGTGTAGGTCTTGCACTTGTATGTTCAGCAAAAGGTTATAAATTAATTTTAACTATGCCTGAAACCATGAGTATTGAGAGAAGAAAATTATTAAAAGCATATGGTGCAGATCTAGTTTTAACACCAGGTCCTGATGGAATGAAAGGTGCTATAAAGAAAGCAGAGGAACTTGCAGTAGAATACAAGAATGCATATATTCCTCAGCAATTTAAAAATCCGTCTAACCCTGCTTATCACGAGAAGACTACAGCAGAGGAAATATGGAAGGATACCGATGGTAAGGTTGACGTATTTGTAGCAGGAGTAGGTACTGGTGGTACACTTACTGGAGTTGCAAAGGTACTTAAGGCTAGAAATCCTGAAGTTAAAATAGTTGCAGTTGAACCTTATGATTCACCTGTACTTGAAGGTGGAAAGCCAGGACCTCATAAACTTCAGGGAATTGGAGCTGGATTTGTACCAGACGTTTTAAAAATTGATTTAGTTGATGAAATTATTCCAGTAAAAAATGAAGATGCTTTTGCTGTTACTAAAAAATTAGCTAAAGTAGAAGGACTTCTAGTAGGTATTTCATCAGGAGCTGCTACTTATGCTGCTATAGAACTTGCAAAGAGACCAGAGTTTAAAGGAAAAAATATAGTTGTAATACTCCCAGATACAGGTCAAAGATATTTATCAACAACAGTATTTGATTAA
- a CDS encoding zinc-ribbon domain-containing protein encodes MADRTIVCKDCSKEFVFTEGEQEFYKEKGFENDPVRCPECRKARKAQSNNNRGFRR; translated from the coding sequence ATGGCTGATAGAACTATTGTATGTAAAGATTGTAGCAAAGAATTTGTTTTTACTGAAGGTGAACAAGAATTCTACAAAGAAAAAGGTTTTGAAAACGATCCTGTTAGATGCCCTGAATGCAGAAAAGCAAGAAAGGCTCAAAGCAACAACAACAGAGGTTTCAGAAGATAG
- a CDS encoding RrF2 family transcriptional regulator: MKISTKGRYGLKAMIDLALNSVNDSVTLKSISERQNISEGYLEQIFASLRKKGLIQGKKGSQGGYILGQSPNDVTVGDILRALEGELNLVEFDETKNEDRVEMCINYNVWSKLNKSINDIVDAITLEDLVMKYNTLANDVFMYYI; this comes from the coding sequence ATGAAAATTTCAACAAAAGGAAGATATGGATTAAAAGCTATGATTGATCTAGCTTTAAATTCAGTAAATGATAGTGTTACTTTAAAAAGTATAAGTGAAAGACAAAATATATCTGAGGGATATTTAGAGCAGATTTTTGCATCCCTTAGAAAAAAAGGACTTATTCAAGGGAAAAAAGGTTCCCAAGGAGGATATATATTAGGACAATCACCAAATGATGTTACAGTGGGTGATATTTTAAGGGCTTTGGAAGGCGAATTGAATCTAGTAGAATTTGATGAAACTAAAAATGAAGACAGGGTAGAAATGTGTATTAACTATAATGTTTGGAGTAAACTTAATAAAAGTATAAATGACATAGTGGATGCTATTACTTTAGAAGACCTAGTTATGAAGTATAATACACTTGCTAATGACGTATTTATGTATTATATTTAA
- a CDS encoding YibE/F family protein codes for MNRELNNLIEFYKVLATVKAVFKNKKNIIIGIILILIAVCFFSYKNFVANEDDNQPVHGVVISENSNTSSSQQTQKNSKSMESSKVQVKITSGSHKGTVLSLDNLVNDKTFDETLAHKGSEVLVNIDENDNGSIKSAYIYEVVRYKYIYILLFVFVGLLAIIGGKKGIKSIAALLLTGVVILKILIPLIISGFNPIVVSIILCISVSILNLLIISGKNKKTLAAIIGTVGGVIIAAIIGISMSTILRLTGLTDDELQMLIYISQNTSFDFRGLLFSGILMGALGAVMDVSMSIASAVNEIKENNKEISTKELIKSGMNVGRDIMGTMANTLILAYVGGSMYILMLVSSYNLPMSRILDQDVIASEVLKSLAGSIGLIFTIPITAAASAWLFI; via the coding sequence TTGAACAGGGAATTAAACAACCTTATAGAGTTTTATAAGGTTTTGGCAACGGTGAAAGCTGTGTTTAAAAATAAAAAAAATATAATTATAGGGATAATATTAATTTTAATAGCAGTATGTTTTTTTTCTTATAAAAATTTTGTTGCAAATGAAGATGATAATCAGCCTGTACACGGAGTAGTAATATCTGAGAACTCAAATACCAGCAGCTCTCAACAAACACAAAAGAATTCTAAAAGCATGGAAAGCAGTAAGGTTCAGGTGAAAATTACTTCTGGAAGCCATAAGGGAACAGTGCTTAGTTTAGACAACCTTGTAAATGATAAAACTTTTGATGAAACTCTAGCACATAAGGGTTCAGAGGTGCTTGTAAATATCGATGAGAATGATAATGGAAGCATAAAGAGTGCATACATATATGAAGTTGTAAGATATAAATACATATATATATTATTATTTGTTTTTGTTGGGTTACTTGCAATTATTGGCGGAAAAAAAGGAATAAAATCTATAGCAGCGTTACTATTGACAGGTGTAGTTATATTAAAAATTCTTATTCCATTAATAATAAGTGGTTTTAATCCTATAGTAGTATCTATTATACTATGTATAAGTGTGAGTATTTTAAATCTACTAATAATAAGTGGTAAAAATAAGAAAACTTTAGCTGCAATTATAGGAACTGTTGGTGGAGTTATTATAGCTGCAATTATAGGGATATCAATGAGCACCATTTTAAGATTGACAGGTTTAACTGATGATGAATTGCAAATGTTAATTTATATATCTCAAAATACCTCCTTTGATTTTAGAGGTCTACTATTTTCAGGGATATTAATGGGGGCTTTAGGTGCAGTTATGGATGTTAGCATGTCTATTGCTTCGGCAGTTAATGAAATCAAAGAAAACAATAAGGAGATTTCCACAAAAGAGCTTATAAAGTCTGGAATGAATGTGGGAAGGGACATTATGGGTACTATGGCTAATACACTGATATTGGCCTATGTAGGTGGTTCAATGTATATTTTAATGCTGGTGTCATCCTATAATTTACCTATGTCTAGAATTTTAGATCAGGATGTTATAGCTTCCGAAGTTTTAAAATCCTTAGCTGGAAGCATAGGGTTAATTTTTACTATACCTATCACGGCAGCAGCGTCCGCATGGCTCTTTATTTAA
- the nifS gene encoding cysteine desulfurase NifS: MFLRKGSEQMNYDKKLVYLDYGASTPMSKEVFKEIEPYFYTLYGNPSSVSSFSEQSKMAIFNARERIAKAINCKRNEIYFTSGGTESDNWAIKGAVLKNRDKGNHIITTAIEHPAVLNTCKYLEELGFKITYVPVDKYGIVNLEYIRNAITENTILVSIMFANNEIGSIQPIREIGKLCREQGVIFHTDAVQAAGHIPIDVEEMNIDMLSMSAHKFYGPKGIGILYIRRGIKIDAFIHGGHQERGRRAGTENTPGIVGIGKAIELCNLNMSKESERTKKLRSKLAEHILEIPGTELNGPDYDKRLPGNLNICFNGIEAEILLMSLDLKGICASAGSACSAGSIRPSHVLSAIGLSPEKCKSSIRFSIGEETSEEDIDYTISTLKEIISSIRTT; this comes from the coding sequence ATGTTTTTAAGAAAGGGTAGTGAGCAAATGAATTATGATAAAAAATTAGTATATTTAGATTATGGTGCCTCTACTCCTATGAGTAAAGAAGTTTTTAAGGAGATAGAGCCTTATTTTTATACACTTTATGGTAACCCCTCTTCAGTATCTTCCTTTTCAGAACAGTCGAAAATGGCTATTTTCAATGCCAGGGAGAGAATAGCTAAGGCTATAAATTGTAAGAGAAACGAAATTTATTTTACCAGTGGTGGTACAGAAAGCGATAACTGGGCAATAAAAGGCGCAGTATTAAAAAATAGAGATAAAGGAAATCACATTATAACTACTGCTATAGAACATCCAGCAGTGCTTAATACTTGTAAATATCTAGAGGAATTAGGTTTTAAGATTACATATGTTCCAGTTGACAAGTATGGTATAGTGAATCTAGAATATATAAGAAACGCTATTACTGAAAATACTATTTTAGTGTCAATTATGTTTGCAAATAATGAAATTGGTTCAATACAACCAATTAGGGAAATAGGAAAACTTTGCAGAGAGCAAGGAGTAATTTTTCATACGGATGCAGTTCAGGCAGCTGGGCATATTCCTATAGATGTAGAAGAAATGAATATTGATATGTTATCTATGTCAGCACATAAATTCTACGGACCCAAGGGTATAGGTATATTATATATAAGAAGGGGCATCAAGATAGATGCTTTTATTCACGGTGGTCATCAGGAAAGGGGTAGAAGAGCTGGTACAGAAAATACTCCTGGTATTGTTGGAATTGGAAAGGCCATTGAGTTGTGTAATTTGAACATGAGTAAGGAATCAGAAAGAACAAAAAAATTGAGAAGTAAATTAGCAGAACACATTTTAGAGATTCCGGGAACCGAGCTTAATGGACCGGATTATGATAAAAGACTTCCTGGTAATCTTAATATATGCTTTAATGGCATAGAGGCTGAAATTTTACTTATGTCTTTGGATTTAAAAGGAATTTGTGCATCTGCTGGAAGCGCATGCTCAGCAGGATCTATAAGACCATCTCATGTACTTTCTGCTATTGGGCTAAGTCCGGAAAAGTGCAAAAGCTCTATAAGGTTTAGCATTGGCGAGGAAACATCGGAAGAAGATATTGATTATACTATTAGTACACTAAAAGAAATAATTAGCAGTATTAGGACTACTTAA
- a CDS encoding ATP-binding protein: protein MNLKQGIAVKLFFITLAFFALFISSILIFQSLFFEKFYINRKMDTLEQNVEKFREAYNKTEGSTNILQLARNFEDSNNSKVAVLDKYGYLNFVAGSESREVESASVRVIRQVIDNWNANPGAAMNIRRSGKGSTYIFDNNVYNVRNIVCVLPNNEKGEVIFVVSSLQPVNEASSVIKEFYVYIYIAALVLIIILSLIYSNMISKPLISLNRTASKMVNLNFSEKCIVKSDDEIGNLGNTLNFLSENLNSAMNSLRKANEKLKNDIEQERKLEKMRKEFVGGVSHELKTPISLIEGYAEGIKDNVFQGEDKDYYIDVIIDEAKKMGSLVTDMLDLSQLESGNFKLNCEDFYIDKLINSTVRKYYTLFNEREIDVHLNLNNNVLTCGDSMRIEQVLTNFITNSIRHTENNGKISIDMRESSDKVYIYVKNLGDNIEKEDLSKIWDKFYKIDKSRNRSLGGTGLGLAITKNILMLHKSDFGVENFNGGVAFYFSLELSEDARIEKLKVLT from the coding sequence ATGAATTTAAAACAGGGAATAGCTGTTAAATTGTTTTTTATAACACTTGCCTTTTTCGCGCTTTTTATAAGTAGTATACTTATTTTTCAATCCTTATTTTTTGAAAAATTTTATATAAACAGAAAAATGGATACTCTGGAACAAAATGTAGAAAAGTTTAGGGAAGCTTATAATAAAACAGAGGGAAGTACAAACATTTTACAATTAGCTAGAAATTTTGAGGACTCTAATAATAGCAAAGTGGCTGTATTGGATAAATATGGATATTTAAATTTCGTAGCTGGCTCTGAAAGCAGAGAAGTGGAATCTGCCAGTGTAAGGGTTATAAGACAGGTAATTGATAATTGGAATGCAAATCCTGGAGCGGCTATGAATATAAGGAGAAGTGGCAAGGGCAGCACTTATATATTTGACAATAATGTTTATAATGTAAGAAATATAGTTTGCGTACTTCCTAATAATGAAAAGGGTGAGGTAATATTTGTTGTTTCTTCACTGCAACCTGTCAATGAAGCCTCATCTGTTATTAAGGAGTTTTATGTATATATATATATAGCTGCATTAGTACTAATTATAATATTATCACTTATATATTCAAATATGATTTCTAAACCATTAATAAGTCTTAACCGGACTGCATCTAAAATGGTGAATTTAAATTTCTCAGAAAAGTGTATTGTTAAGAGTGATGATGAAATTGGAAATCTTGGTAATACTCTAAATTTTCTATCTGAAAATTTAAATAGTGCAATGAACTCACTGAGAAAAGCCAATGAAAAATTAAAGAATGATATTGAACAGGAAAGAAAGCTTGAAAAAATGCGTAAGGAATTTGTGGGAGGAGTATCCCATGAATTAAAAACACCTATAAGTCTTATAGAGGGATATGCAGAGGGAATTAAAGATAATGTGTTTCAAGGTGAGGATAAAGATTATTATATAGATGTTATTATAGATGAGGCAAAAAAAATGGGATCTCTTGTTACAGATATGTTAGATTTATCACAGCTTGAGAGTGGTAATTTTAAATTGAATTGTGAAGATTTCTACATTGATAAGCTTATCAATTCTACTGTAAGAAAATATTATACATTGTTTAATGAGAGGGAAATCGATGTACATTTAAACTTAAATAATAATGTTTTAACCTGTGGTGATTCTATGAGAATAGAACAGGTACTTACAAATTTTATCACTAATTCTATACGGCATACGGAAAATAATGGTAAAATAAGTATAGATATGAGGGAAAGTAGTGATAAGGTTTATATATATGTAAAAAATTTGGGGGATAATATTGAAAAAGAAGATTTATCTAAAATTTGGGATAAATTTTATAAAATAGATAAGTCAAGGAATAGAAGCCTTGGTGGAACTGGTCTTGGTCTTGCAATAACAAAGAATATACTTATGCTTCATAAAAGTGATTTTGGAGTGGAAAACTTTAATGGTGGAGTAGCTTTTTATTTTTCACTGGAGCTTTCTGAAGATGCTAGAATAGAAAAATTAAAGGTGTTAACCTAA
- a CDS encoding response regulator transcription factor, protein MKENILIVEDEERMRKLIDAYLKKEGYKTLEAKDGVEAVRVFDSNKVTLIILDIMMPLMDGFNVCKYIRKNSNVPIIILTAKSEEEDKLLGYELGADDYVTKPFSPKILVAKAKALLKRYYPEDNSNISNMNLDGVTINELSHEVTIDDKEIYLSPKEYDLLLYFIKNKGIVLSRNKILDIVWGIDYYGDLRTVDTHIKRLREKLMDKAYLIATVRGSGYKLEVKR, encoded by the coding sequence ATGAAAGAAAACATTTTAATTGTGGAAGATGAAGAGAGAATGAGAAAACTTATTGATGCTTATTTAAAAAAAGAAGGATATAAAACTTTGGAAGCAAAAGATGGAGTAGAGGCAGTAAGAGTTTTTGATTCTAATAAAGTAACTCTTATAATACTTGATATTATGATGCCTTTAATGGATGGGTTTAATGTATGCAAATATATAAGAAAGAACTCTAATGTTCCAATAATAATATTAACTGCTAAGTCAGAAGAAGAGGATAAGCTCTTAGGCTACGAATTAGGCGCAGATGATTATGTAACAAAACCCTTTAGTCCTAAGATTCTAGTGGCAAAGGCAAAAGCACTTCTGAAGCGATATTATCCGGAGGATAATTCCAATATTAGCAATATGAACCTTGATGGTGTTACTATTAATGAGCTCAGTCATGAGGTTACAATTGACGATAAGGAAATATATCTTTCTCCAAAGGAATATGATCTTTTGTTATATTTTATTAAAAATAAAGGGATAGTATTAAGCAGGAACAAAATTTTAGATATAGTATGGGGTATAGATTATTATGGTGATCTTAGAACTGTAGATACACATATAAAAAGATTACGGGAAAAACTTATGGATAAAGCCTATCTAATAGCTACAGTTAGGGGAAGTGGTTATAAATTAGAGGTGAAAAGATGA